GATGTGGCTCTTCGACGGTTCGGGGGGCAGGCCGCCGAAATAAGGGTCACGATGGTCGTTGATGGTCTGGACCTTGACGCCCGCCTCCCGTAGCATCACATCGAGATAACCCCGGGCGGTCCCGTACATGGGATTAACGGCGACGGTCATACCCGAGGCAGCGATGGCGGCAAAATCGATCAGCCCGCGCACCTGTTTGAAGTAGGGTTCACGAGGGTCGATCTCCTCGACCAGCCCGGCTCGCACCGCCTGATCGAGAGGCATCTCCTTGAAGCATATCCCGCCAAGCATGGCGTTGGCCCGCTCCTCGATATCCCGGGTTGCTTCCGGCAGTGCCGGTCCGCCCGTCTCCGGGGAGAACTTGAGGCCATTGTACTCAGGAGGGTTATGACTGGCGGTGAAGTTGATTCCGCCTGCGGTCTGACGCCGAAGGATTTCGAAGGCAATGACGGGGGTCGGCGTGTCGCGGTCGCAGATGAACGACTTGATGCCGGCGCCGGCCAGCACCCGCGCAGCCTCTCGGGCGAACTTCTCACCCATGAAGCGGCTGTCGTGGCCGACCACCAGCCCCTGCTCTGTCAGTCCCCTGGTACGCAGGTGATCGGCGATGGCCTGAGTGACGACCCGTACGTTGTCAAAGGTGAAATCCTCGCACAAGATCCCCCGCCAGCCGGAGGTTCCGAAACTGATGCGCGTCATGTACTGCCCTCCTGATTGTTGAAAAGCGTTGGCTGATCAATATACGGGACAAAGGATACCATACCAGGCTGGAAAGGGTACGCGTGTCAAGACTTCAAAAATTCCTCCTCGGCAGAATGCGGCGTCGGGTAATTTTCGATTCCCTCGACGTAGGGGCAATCGCCAGGCAGAATCCCCTGACGAATGGTGCGGGGAGTGAGCGGGGTGCAGCCGGGACGGGCCACATGGCGGTTCTCGTAGACGGTGCAGAGGCGGGTGACCGGATCGAGCTTTTCGCAGGGGGTAGTGGTGTAATAGACTTCCCCTTCGAATTCGATCTTTTCGTAGCAGCAGCGCCCACAGCG
Above is a window of Desulfuromonadales bacterium DNA encoding:
- a CDS encoding phosphoglucomutase/phosphomannomutase family protein, whose translation is MTRISFGTSGWRGILCEDFTFDNVRVVTQAIADHLRTRGLTEQGLVVGHDSRFMGEKFAREAARVLAGAGIKSFICDRDTPTPVIAFEILRRQTAGGINFTASHNPPEYNGLKFSPETGGPALPEATRDIEERANAMLGGICFKEMPLDQAVRAGLVEEIDPREPYFKQVRGLIDFAAIAASGMTVAVNPMYGTARGYLDVMLREAGVKVQTINDHRDPYFGGLPPEPSKSHI